A genomic window from Nicotiana sylvestris chromosome 11, ASM39365v2, whole genome shotgun sequence includes:
- the LOC138881533 gene encoding uncharacterized protein, which translates to MRTSVGETPYLLVYGTEAVIPAEVEIPSLQIIVEAEIEDCEWVKTRLEQLTLIDEKRMATVCHGQLYQQRMARAYNKKVRPRNFEVGKLVLRCILPYHQEAKGKFAPNWKGPYIIRKLLPKRALYLGDIEGNDSETAINADAVKRYYV; encoded by the coding sequence ATGCGCACATCGGTTGGAGAAACCccgtaccttttggtttatggcacggaAGCTgtaatacccgcggaagttgaaatcccttctctccagatcattgttgaagctgaaattgaagactgtgagtgggtcaaaacccgtttggaacagttaaccctgatcgatgaaaagcgaatggctacAGTCTGCcatgggcagttgtatcaacaaagaatggctcgtgcctataacaagaaagtgcggcctagaaactttgaagtggggaaACTCGTCTTAAGGTGTATTCTCCCCTATCATCaggaagccaaaggaaaatttgctcctaactggaaaggcccatacatcatcagaaaattgttgccaaaacgggcattgtatctgggagacattgaaggaaatgactcTGAAACAGCTATAAATGCAGAtgcggtcaaaaggtactatgtctaa